One part of the Plasmodium berghei ANKA genome assembly, chromosome: 2 genome encodes these proteins:
- a CDS encoding photosensitized INA-labeled protein PHIL1: MLFSTPRKRYSFEKKETIKDIDFLSYNSIIFPSEQIYANSNLTCTQFPPNLYETSQNINLKMNMSHENIYDNTGMSSEGYENHPQFYNNDNYPQYQDDQYRMLESSNPNAMNQPLICLNGNEYAPEMQTGIDPGVLAVSNALFAYNNAFQYIPIKASPNVFRRRVKGEANSEWSNAFITRVDPCECTDFEEQFKPYEVTKYYDEGQVKTVFNFDQECPKDNM; encoded by the coding sequence ATGCTTTTTTCAACACCGAGAAAAAGATATagttttgaaaaaaaagaaactaTTAAGGATATAGATTTTTTATCTTATAACAGTATAATTTTCCCTTCCGAACAAATTTACGCCAACTCAAATTTGACGTGTACACAATTCCCCCCGAACTTGTATGAAACttcacaaaatataaatttaaaaatgaatatgtcacacgaaaatatatatgataatacAGGTATGAGTTCTGAGGGTTATGAAAATCACCcacaattttataataatgataattatCCACAATATCAAGATGATCAATATAGAATGTTAGAAAGTTCCAATCCGAATGCTATGAACCAACCattaatatgtttaaatGGTAACGAGTATGCACCTGAAATGCAAACTGGAATTGACCCAGGTGTTTTAGCTGTTTCAAATGCTTTATTTGCTTATAACAATGCTTTCCAATATATACCTATTAAGGCATCTCCTAATGTATTTCGAAGAAGAGTAAAGGGTGAAGCAAACTCAGAATGGAGTAACGCATTTATTACTAGGGTAGATCCATGTGAATGCACTGATTTTGAAGAACAATTCAAACCATATGAAGTTACTAAATATTATGATGAAGGACAAGTTAAAACcgtttttaattttgatcAAGAATGCCCTAAAGATAAtatgtaa